A window of the Cygnus atratus isolate AKBS03 ecotype Queensland, Australia chromosome 4, CAtr_DNAZoo_HiC_assembly, whole genome shotgun sequence genome harbors these coding sequences:
- the TMEM33 gene encoding transmembrane protein 33 translates to MADSTQNGPMQGGAGGGAVQFLMANKLDTAMWISRLFTVYCSALFVLPLLGLHEAASFYQRALLANAFTSALRLHQRLPHFQLSRAFLAQALLEDSCHYLLYSLIFVNSYPVTMSIFPVLLFSLLHAATYTKKVLDARGSNSLPFLRNLLEKLNANQQNILKFIACNEIFLMPATVFMLFSGQGSLLQPFIYYRFLTLRYSSRRNPYCRTLFTELRIVVEHLIMKPSCPVFVRRLCLSSISFISRLAPTAA, encoded by the exons ATGGCGGACTCCACGCAGAACGGGCCCATGCAAGGcggagccggcggcggggccgtg CAATTTCTGATGGCTAACAAGCTGGATACAGCAATGTGGATTTCCCGCTTGTTCACGGTTTACTGCTCTGCTTTATTTGTCCTGCCTCTTCTAGg GTTGCATGAAGCAGCAAGCTTCTATCAGCGTGCCTTGCTGGCAAATGCTTTTACTAGTGCTCTCCGACTACACCAAAGGCTCCCGCACTTTCAGCTTAGCAGGGCATTTCTGGCCCAGGCTTTGCTGGAGGACAGCTGCCACTACCTGTTGTACTCTCTGATCTTTGTGAATTCCTACCCTGTTACAA TGAGTATTTTCCCAGTTCTGCTATTCTCTTTGCTTCACGCTGCCACATACACAAAGAAGGTTCTTGAT gcACGAGGTTCAAATAGTCTGCCCTTTCTGAGAAATCTTTTAGAGAAACTGAATGCTAATCAGCAGAATATTCTAAAATTCATTGCTTGCAATGAAATTTTTCTGATGCCAGCTACAGTTTTTATGCTCTTCAG TGGTCAGGGGAGTCTGCTCCAGCCATTCATTTACTATAGGTTTCTAACATTACGCTACTCCTCTCGGCGAAATCCATACTGTCG GACTCTGTTCACCGAGCTGAGAATTGTTGTTGAACACCTAATAATGAAGCCCTCATGCCCTGTTTTTGTAAGAAGACTGTGTCTCAGCAGCATTTCCTTTATAAGCAGATTGGCACCAACTGCTGCATAG